A genomic segment from Polyangium mundeleinium encodes:
- the hisG gene encoding ATP phosphoribosyltransferase: MNEGPLSIAVPKGRILKALAPLFSRAGLDVGPLLADDRRLVRDDAAGRLRYVFLKPDDVPTYVEYGAVDLGIAGRDTLLEKKADLYTPLDLGIGRCRLAVAGPRGKPAPDVPRVATKYPRIAADFFAKKGIQAEVIPVSGSVELAPLVGLSDLIVDVVETGKTLEENDLEVIETVAEVSTMLIANRAAYKLRAAEIRPLCEALGKAVAEAASP, encoded by the coding sequence GTGAACGAGGGTCCGCTCTCGATCGCCGTCCCGAAAGGCCGCATTCTCAAGGCGCTCGCGCCCCTGTTTTCCCGGGCGGGCCTCGACGTGGGCCCGCTGCTCGCCGACGACCGGCGGCTCGTGCGTGACGACGCCGCCGGCCGCCTGCGCTACGTGTTCCTCAAGCCCGACGACGTGCCGACGTACGTGGAGTACGGCGCGGTGGACCTCGGCATCGCCGGGCGGGATACGTTGCTCGAAAAAAAGGCGGACCTCTACACGCCGCTCGACCTCGGAATCGGCCGATGCCGCCTCGCGGTGGCGGGGCCGCGGGGCAAACCGGCGCCGGACGTGCCGCGCGTGGCCACGAAATACCCGCGTATCGCTGCGGATTTTTTCGCCAAAAAGGGGATTCAGGCCGAGGTGATCCCCGTCTCCGGCTCGGTGGAGCTCGCGCCGCTCGTGGGTTTGTCGGACCTGATCGTCGACGTGGTCGAGACGGGGAAAACCCTCGAAGAGAATGACCTCGAAGTGATCGAGACGGTCGCCGAGGTGAGCACGATGCTCATCGCGAACCGCGCCGCGTACAAGCTCCGCGCGGCGGAGATCCGGCCGCTTTGTGAGGCCCTCGGCAAGGCCGTGGCGGAGGCTGCCTCTCCCTGA
- a CDS encoding FG-GAP repeat domain-containing protein, translating to MNMRGTMRVAALGLLAGGMVFACGDGGSTTSTGTNAGGSGGAGGATGGGGTGGDAGSGGDVFTDAGCPTAQICGDACCPTGETCALGTTCAREQPPCTTNDDCLFDSYCHEGKCVPYGIPGAQENDPSCTSPVEIGAIVPSEQCRWTGPPDGDAHPNNFQVMATPVVVDFDFDSDPNTLSPSIVFTSFPTAGSYTNPGVLRVISGKDCSQQFSFDAAADATMSPASVAVGDLDGDGRAEIVAARHGGGVLAFRFDPATNTFAQLWRSGTCPGGSGPPTTFDTTGGADKWSGPSIHDLDDDGKPEILYGATVYRADGCMASNSLGFPAYSKGLVPVVADVDEDGKMELVLGNGIYQWDAAAGDWVVEAYFAPGGLAAGQVAVAELGNFPLEAFGGQDRAEVVVVSGGSIRVQTLTGTVVFGPVTIPGGGTGGPPTIADFDGDGRREFASAGGTQYVVFDFDCLAGGDPAKCGGQAPGTGILWSQPSKDASSNVTGSSVFDFDYDGKAEAVYADECFLRVYDGTTGAVIYSVARSSGTTYENPVIVDVDGDYHTEIVTAVNNYAGNLGCPATDPLFPNATFSQNHGILVLRDEQERWAASRPVWNQHAYAVTHVGDHGEIPKTSSVAINWKAPELNNFRQNVQGDLEALGQPDLTAGGDVGAVKCVGTLATIEARVCNRGTLPMVSGTEVTFYDGSAMGPALCTAAIPVALGVKECTIVSCQADLGGKKLDIYVRVDPQTQTLECHEKNNDALYTGVECGAVPN from the coding sequence ATGAACATGCGCGGAACGATGCGCGTCGCGGCGCTCGGGCTGCTCGCGGGCGGAATGGTGTTCGCCTGCGGAGACGGCGGGAGCACGACCTCCACGGGCACGAACGCGGGCGGCTCCGGGGGCGCGGGCGGCGCTACAGGCGGCGGCGGGACGGGCGGAGATGCGGGGTCGGGCGGCGACGTGTTCACGGACGCCGGATGCCCGACGGCGCAAATCTGCGGCGACGCGTGCTGCCCCACGGGCGAGACCTGCGCGCTCGGGACGACGTGCGCCCGCGAGCAGCCGCCTTGCACGACGAACGACGATTGCTTGTTCGATAGCTACTGCCACGAGGGGAAATGCGTCCCCTATGGCATTCCCGGCGCGCAGGAGAACGATCCGAGCTGCACGAGCCCCGTGGAAATCGGCGCCATCGTGCCGTCCGAGCAATGCCGCTGGACCGGGCCGCCCGACGGCGACGCGCATCCGAACAACTTTCAGGTGATGGCCACGCCCGTCGTCGTCGATTTCGATTTCGACAGCGACCCGAACACGCTCTCGCCCTCCATCGTCTTCACCTCGTTCCCCACGGCGGGCAGCTACACGAACCCCGGCGTCCTGCGCGTCATCAGCGGGAAGGATTGCTCGCAACAATTCAGCTTCGACGCCGCGGCGGACGCGACCATGTCGCCCGCGTCGGTGGCCGTCGGTGACCTCGACGGCGATGGCCGGGCGGAAATCGTCGCGGCGCGCCACGGCGGCGGCGTCCTTGCGTTCCGCTTCGATCCCGCGACGAATACGTTCGCCCAGCTCTGGCGCTCCGGCACGTGCCCCGGAGGCTCCGGCCCGCCGACCACGTTCGACACGACGGGCGGCGCGGACAAATGGAGCGGGCCTTCGATTCACGACCTCGACGACGACGGCAAACCCGAGATCCTCTACGGCGCCACGGTCTACCGCGCCGATGGCTGCATGGCGTCGAACAGCCTCGGCTTCCCTGCCTACAGCAAGGGCCTCGTGCCCGTCGTCGCCGATGTCGACGAGGATGGGAAGATGGAGCTCGTGCTCGGCAATGGCATCTATCAATGGGATGCCGCGGCCGGCGATTGGGTCGTGGAGGCTTATTTCGCGCCCGGCGGCCTCGCCGCGGGTCAGGTGGCCGTGGCCGAGCTCGGCAACTTCCCGCTGGAGGCGTTCGGCGGACAGGATCGCGCGGAGGTCGTGGTCGTGTCGGGCGGGAGCATTCGCGTGCAGACGCTCACCGGCACCGTGGTCTTCGGGCCCGTCACGATCCCGGGCGGCGGCACGGGCGGTCCCCCCACGATCGCCGATTTCGACGGGGATGGCCGGCGCGAATTCGCGAGCGCGGGCGGGACGCAGTACGTCGTCTTCGATTTCGACTGCCTCGCGGGCGGCGACCCCGCGAAATGCGGCGGGCAAGCGCCGGGCACGGGCATCCTCTGGAGCCAGCCTTCGAAGGACGCGAGCTCCAACGTGACCGGGTCGAGCGTCTTCGACTTCGATTACGACGGCAAGGCCGAGGCGGTCTACGCCGACGAATGTTTCCTCCGCGTCTACGACGGGACGACGGGCGCCGTCATTTACAGCGTCGCGCGTTCGTCGGGGACGACCTACGAGAACCCCGTGATCGTGGACGTGGACGGGGATTACCACACGGAGATCGTCACGGCCGTGAACAACTACGCGGGCAACCTCGGCTGCCCCGCCACGGATCCGCTCTTCCCGAACGCGACGTTCAGCCAGAACCACGGCATTCTGGTCCTGCGCGACGAGCAGGAGCGCTGGGCGGCCTCGCGGCCGGTGTGGAATCAGCACGCGTACGCCGTCACGCACGTCGGCGATCACGGCGAGATCCCCAAGACGTCGAGCGTGGCGATCAACTGGAAGGCGCCGGAGCTCAACAATTTCCGCCAGAACGTGCAGGGCGACCTCGAAGCGCTCGGGCAGCCCGATCTCACGGCGGGCGGGGACGTGGGCGCCGTGAAATGCGTGGGGACCCTCGCGACGATCGAGGCCCGGGTATGCAACCGCGGCACGCTCCCGATGGTGAGCGGCACCGAGGTCACGTTTTATGACGGCTCGGCGATGGGGCCCGCGCTCTGCACGGCCGCGATCCCGGTCGCGCTCGGCGTGAAGGAGTGCACGATCGTGAGTTGCCAGGCGGATCTCGGCGGCAAGAAGCTCGACATCTACGTCCGCGTCGACCCGCAGACGCAGACGCTCGAGTGCCACGAGAAGAACAACGACGCCCTTTATACCGGCGTCGAGTGCGGCGCCGTGCCGAACTGA
- a CDS encoding FAD-dependent oxidoreductase, translating to MTHHSPHIPDVEGDRLEVLYEDKKPPYEDAEAIAEANRCLYCVDAPCIKACPTAIDIPTFIRKIGTGNVKGAARTILSQNLLGKSCGQVCPVEVLCAGACVYNDWHRDPIKIGRLQRYAVEKALAEDPQIFKPKAPTGKRIALVGAGPASIAAAGWLALEGHEAAIYEKKLLPGGLNTLGIAPYKMKVEDALQEITWVLSLGNVELFQGVEIVPVSGSPEEVSASALLRQYDAVFLGLGLGPDSRLKIPGEDGGGVVGATHLIERLKADPTLRFKGVDRVIVVGGGNTAVDVAHELALLGIDATMLYRGGEEDLSAYEHELASGRVDGMKVLCERSPVAVLRDNMGKVTGMRVIRTEDKKPVAGTEEDLRADLVVVAVGQSRMTEVARSFPGVELDMRGRVIVDPKTYRTGNPKVWSAGDCVNGGKEVVNAVGEAKIAVTSMHAYLMGVGA from the coding sequence ATGACCCATCATTCGCCGCACATCCCGGACGTCGAGGGGGATCGGCTCGAGGTCCTTTACGAGGACAAGAAGCCGCCGTACGAGGACGCCGAGGCCATCGCCGAGGCGAACCGATGCCTGTATTGCGTGGACGCGCCCTGCATCAAGGCGTGCCCGACCGCGATCGACATTCCCACGTTCATCCGGAAGATCGGCACGGGCAACGTCAAGGGCGCGGCGCGCACCATTCTCTCGCAGAACCTGCTCGGCAAGTCGTGTGGCCAGGTATGTCCGGTGGAGGTCCTCTGCGCCGGCGCTTGCGTCTACAACGACTGGCATCGCGATCCGATCAAGATCGGCCGGCTCCAGCGGTATGCCGTGGAGAAGGCGCTCGCCGAGGATCCGCAGATCTTCAAGCCCAAGGCGCCGACGGGCAAGCGCATCGCGCTCGTCGGCGCGGGCCCGGCGTCCATCGCGGCGGCCGGCTGGCTCGCGCTCGAAGGGCACGAGGCGGCCATTTACGAAAAGAAGCTCCTGCCGGGCGGCCTCAATACGCTGGGCATCGCCCCGTACAAGATGAAGGTCGAGGACGCGCTCCAGGAGATCACCTGGGTGCTCTCGCTCGGAAACGTCGAGCTTTTTCAGGGTGTGGAGATCGTCCCCGTCTCGGGCTCGCCCGAGGAGGTCTCGGCCTCGGCGCTGCTTCGGCAATACGACGCGGTCTTCCTCGGCCTCGGCCTCGGCCCGGATTCGCGCCTCAAGATCCCCGGCGAGGACGGCGGCGGCGTGGTGGGCGCGACGCACCTCATCGAGCGGCTCAAGGCCGACCCGACGCTGCGCTTCAAGGGCGTCGACCGGGTGATCGTCGTCGGCGGCGGCAATACGGCCGTCGACGTCGCGCACGAGCTCGCCTTGCTCGGCATCGACGCGACCATGCTCTATCGCGGCGGCGAGGAAGACCTCTCGGCTTACGAGCATGAGCTCGCGAGCGGACGCGTCGACGGCATGAAGGTCCTCTGCGAGCGCTCCCCGGTCGCGGTTTTACGGGACAACATGGGCAAGGTCACGGGCATGCGCGTGATCCGGACCGAGGACAAAAAGCCCGTCGCCGGCACCGAGGAAGACCTCCGGGCGGACCTCGTGGTCGTCGCGGTCGGCCAGAGCCGCATGACCGAGGTCGCGCGCTCGTTCCCGGGCGTCGAGCTCGACATGCGCGGCCGGGTCATCGTCGATCCGAAGACCTACCGCACCGGCAACCCCAAGGTCTGGAGCGCCGGCGATTGCGTCAACGGCGGCAAAGAGGTCGTGAACGCGGTCGGCGAGGCGAAGATCGCGGTCACGAGCATGCACGCGTACCTGATGGGCGTGGGAGCCTGA
- a CDS encoding Ig-like domain-containing protein, whose protein sequence is MYHPSLEVMMHAPRFSSIKSPLAALGVLLATLGAAKTASATGMQGHIYMAQCAAEQVTEPRLRAVFDAHLNDLSNGAFFPDSGYTAEDHDQGEIPHWEQYVQGYVELIRARYGDKPLDNPEAAVHVAFLMGLAAHGITDSTFDSLLYERADQVDPGDMDTFDMAMDIFLVHDHPRYYLPEVAVDAKTQSEIFEQKIAHPVTPEAIQKAMSTARSGIFLVANYLYIGADEYGERFPWARQSLRDPRTPGGYPFGARVTMGYYREILRRLDGDPSADAVVIGQYPDEAYPLATLENTRPDGNIVLFFGEGMDRATIDDAVVTVRDGAGAVVPTTVSVYRGDQWANVLRIAAQQPWQPSTKYTATLHKSIKTLAGVSPTEDHVFSFTTCTPASPGGDCPVQVGPPPASSCPKLDAGYTMRPEEMPPEEEEPPPPTNVDPVTQDESSCTAAPARREASAGSLLALAGACMALVARRRGRRP, encoded by the coding sequence ATGTATCATCCCTCCCTGGAGGTGATGATGCACGCCCCGCGCTTTTCCTCGATAAAGAGCCCCCTCGCCGCCCTCGGCGTTCTCCTCGCGACGCTCGGCGCCGCAAAGACCGCCTCGGCCACGGGCATGCAGGGCCATATCTACATGGCCCAGTGCGCCGCCGAGCAGGTCACGGAGCCGCGGCTCCGCGCCGTCTTCGATGCCCACCTGAACGACCTCTCGAACGGCGCATTTTTCCCCGACTCCGGCTACACCGCCGAGGACCACGATCAAGGCGAAATCCCGCACTGGGAGCAATACGTGCAAGGATACGTCGAGCTGATCCGCGCGCGGTACGGGGACAAGCCGCTCGACAACCCGGAAGCCGCGGTGCACGTGGCGTTCTTGATGGGGCTCGCGGCGCATGGGATCACGGATTCGACGTTTGATTCGCTGCTCTACGAGCGCGCGGACCAGGTCGACCCGGGCGACATGGATACCTTCGACATGGCGATGGACATCTTCCTCGTCCACGACCATCCGCGGTATTACCTGCCCGAGGTCGCCGTCGACGCGAAGACACAAAGCGAGATCTTCGAGCAGAAGATCGCCCATCCCGTGACGCCCGAGGCGATCCAGAAGGCCATGTCGACGGCCAGGTCCGGCATCTTCTTGGTGGCGAACTACCTGTACATCGGCGCCGACGAGTACGGGGAGAGGTTCCCCTGGGCCCGGCAAAGCCTGCGTGATCCGCGGACGCCCGGCGGATATCCGTTCGGCGCCCGGGTCACGATGGGGTATTACCGCGAGATCCTCCGCCGCCTCGACGGCGATCCCTCGGCCGACGCCGTGGTCATCGGCCAATACCCGGACGAGGCTTATCCGCTCGCGACGCTCGAGAACACGCGGCCCGACGGGAACATCGTGTTGTTCTTCGGCGAGGGAATGGACCGGGCCACGATCGACGACGCGGTCGTGACCGTGCGCGACGGCGCAGGGGCCGTGGTTCCCACGACGGTCAGCGTGTATCGCGGCGACCAGTGGGCGAACGTGCTGCGCATTGCGGCGCAGCAGCCCTGGCAGCCGTCGACGAAATACACGGCGACCTTGCACAAGTCGATCAAGACGCTCGCCGGCGTCTCGCCGACCGAGGATCACGTCTTTTCGTTCACGACCTGCACGCCGGCGTCCCCGGGCGGCGATTGCCCGGTGCAGGTCGGGCCGCCGCCCGCCTCGTCCTGCCCGAAGCTCGACGCGGGGTATACGATGCGGCCCGAGGAGATGCCGCCGGAGGAGGAGGAGCCGCCTCCGCCGACGAACGTGGATCCCGTCACGCAGGACGAGAGCAGCTGTACGGCCGCGCCGGCCCGCCGCGAGGCGAGCGCCGGGTCGCTTCTTGCGCTCGCCGGCGCATGCATGGCGCTCGTCGCACGGCGGCGCGGCCGTCGTCCCTGA
- the hydA gene encoding dihydropyrimidinase, giving the protein MGILIKNGEIVTASDKFVGDVYCDGDKIVAVGSGLVKQGADDVVIDASGQLVFPGGIDAHVHMELPFMGTESSDDFETGTAAGVAGGTTSIIDFVIPARGQHLLDGLAMWKEKAKKAVADYAFHMAVTWWGDRTKSEMEQCVREEGIPSFKTFMAYRGAIGVDDVELIQVMQTAKDLGALVTVHAEHGDVVVALQKKLVAEGKLDPKYHALSRPSPVEGEATNRAIMMARMIGEPIYIVHLTCREALDAVTDARRRGQLVFAETCPQYLILDDSVYDKPDFEGAAYVMSPPIRPKGHQEALWAGIASGLIQVVATDHCPFNQVGQKDMGRDNFTKIPNGAAGIENRLGLLWTYGVLGGHIDVNRFVDLFSTQPAKIFGLYPRKGAIVPGADADIVIFDPKGSSVISAKTHHHRCDRNIFEGFEVKGKVSHTIVHGRVQYKDGKLDVVRGAGRYLPRKLEAPAAAREVR; this is encoded by the coding sequence ATGGGCATCCTGATCAAGAATGGCGAGATCGTCACCGCGTCCGACAAGTTTGTCGGCGACGTGTATTGCGATGGCGACAAGATCGTGGCGGTCGGGTCCGGGCTCGTGAAGCAGGGCGCGGACGACGTCGTCATCGACGCCTCGGGCCAGCTCGTCTTCCCGGGCGGCATCGACGCGCACGTGCACATGGAGCTGCCGTTCATGGGCACGGAGAGCTCCGACGATTTCGAGACGGGCACCGCGGCGGGCGTCGCCGGCGGCACCACGTCGATCATCGATTTCGTCATCCCTGCGCGCGGCCAGCATTTGCTCGACGGCCTGGCCATGTGGAAGGAGAAGGCGAAGAAGGCCGTCGCCGATTATGCCTTCCACATGGCGGTCACCTGGTGGGGCGACCGCACGAAGTCCGAGATGGAGCAATGCGTCCGCGAGGAGGGCATTCCCTCCTTCAAGACGTTCATGGCCTATCGCGGCGCGATCGGCGTCGACGACGTCGAGCTCATCCAGGTCATGCAGACGGCGAAGGACCTCGGCGCGCTCGTCACGGTGCACGCCGAGCACGGCGATGTCGTCGTCGCCTTGCAGAAGAAGCTCGTGGCCGAGGGCAAGCTCGACCCGAAGTACCACGCCCTCTCGCGCCCCTCGCCCGTCGAGGGCGAGGCGACGAACCGCGCGATCATGATGGCGCGTATGATCGGCGAGCCCATTTACATCGTCCACCTCACGTGTCGCGAGGCGCTCGACGCCGTCACCGACGCGCGCCGGCGCGGCCAGCTCGTCTTCGCCGAAACGTGCCCGCAATACCTGATCCTCGACGATTCGGTCTACGACAAGCCCGATTTCGAGGGCGCGGCGTACGTCATGAGCCCGCCGATCCGGCCGAAGGGCCACCAGGAAGCGCTCTGGGCGGGCATCGCCTCGGGGCTCATTCAAGTGGTCGCGACGGACCATTGCCCGTTCAATCAGGTCGGCCAGAAGGACATGGGCCGGGACAATTTCACGAAGATCCCGAACGGCGCGGCGGGCATCGAGAATCGCCTCGGCCTGCTCTGGACCTACGGCGTCCTCGGCGGCCACATCGACGTGAACCGCTTCGTTGATCTCTTCTCCACGCAGCCCGCGAAGATTTTCGGCCTCTATCCGCGCAAGGGCGCGATCGTGCCGGGCGCCGACGCCGACATCGTGATCTTCGATCCCAAGGGGTCGAGCGTCATTTCGGCGAAGACGCACCACCACCGCTGCGATCGCAACATCTTCGAGGGATTCGAGGTCAAGGGCAAGGTGAGCCACACCATCGTCCACGGCCGCGTCCAATACAAGGACGGCAAGCTCGACGTCGTGCGCGGCGCGGGGCGTTATCTCCCGCGCAAGCTCGAGGCGCCGGCTGCCGCAAGGGAGGTCCGATGA
- a CDS encoding NCS1 family nucleobase:cation symporter-1 translates to MTTDARLAVRVSGDIHEIEGEIVSPYINHDLEPTRIKDRKWAMKDIAALWISMSACVPTYMLASSLIAEGMSWWQAVVTIFLGNTIVLLPMILNAHAGTKYGIPFPVYCRPSFGILGANIPAILRALVACGWFGIQAWIGGWAIYKIIAVFVPSWESAPADILGISVPQLLCFLFFWGINMWVIHKGIDSIRVLLNIKAPLLIALGLALLAWAYGKAGGFGPMLDTPSAFAAGGKKEGQFWSFFFPALTGMIGFWATLSLNIPDFTRYAYSQRDQVVGQALGLPTTMGLYSFIGVAVTSATAVIYGETIWDPVVLITKFKNPVLLVVALFSLCIATLATNIAANVVSPANDFANLWPKGISFRTGGFITGVIGILIQPWRLVSDPSGYIFTWLVGYSALLGAIGGILIADYFIIRKTKLDLVQLYVREGSYWYRGGFNLAAIIALCAGILPNLPGFLGTIKVMTVDPMWMKLYNYAWFVGFFVSGALYVVLTRIFGKTEATAVKAEI, encoded by the coding sequence ATGACGACCGACGCTCGCCTCGCCGTCCGCGTCTCCGGTGACATTCACGAGATCGAGGGCGAGATCGTCTCGCCCTACATCAACCACGACCTCGAACCGACACGGATCAAGGATCGCAAGTGGGCGATGAAGGACATCGCCGCGCTCTGGATCTCGATGTCGGCCTGCGTGCCCACGTACATGCTCGCCTCCTCGCTCATCGCCGAGGGGATGAGCTGGTGGCAGGCCGTGGTGACGATTTTCCTCGGCAACACGATCGTCCTCTTGCCGATGATCTTGAATGCGCACGCGGGCACCAAGTACGGCATTCCTTTCCCGGTGTACTGCCGCCCGTCGTTTGGCATTCTCGGCGCGAACATCCCGGCGATCCTGCGCGCGCTCGTCGCGTGCGGCTGGTTCGGGATCCAGGCGTGGATCGGGGGCTGGGCGATTTACAAGATCATCGCCGTGTTCGTCCCCTCGTGGGAGAGCGCGCCCGCGGACATCCTCGGCATCAGCGTCCCCCAGCTCCTCTGCTTCCTGTTTTTCTGGGGGATCAACATGTGGGTCATCCACAAGGGGATCGATTCGATCCGGGTCCTCCTGAACATCAAAGCCCCCTTGCTCATCGCGCTCGGGCTCGCGCTGCTCGCGTGGGCCTATGGCAAGGCGGGCGGGTTCGGGCCGATGCTCGACACGCCCTCGGCGTTCGCCGCGGGCGGGAAAAAAGAGGGCCAGTTCTGGTCGTTCTTCTTCCCCGCGCTCACGGGCATGATCGGCTTCTGGGCGACGCTCTCGCTGAACATCCCTGATTTCACGCGGTACGCGTATTCGCAGCGGGATCAGGTCGTGGGGCAGGCGCTCGGGCTGCCCACCACGATGGGCCTCTATTCGTTCATCGGCGTGGCGGTCACCTCGGCGACGGCGGTGATCTACGGCGAGACGATCTGGGATCCGGTCGTGCTCATCACGAAGTTCAAGAACCCGGTCCTGCTCGTGGTCGCGCTCTTCTCGCTCTGCATCGCGACGCTCGCCACGAACATCGCGGCGAACGTGGTGAGCCCGGCGAACGATTTCGCGAACCTCTGGCCGAAGGGCATCTCCTTCCGCACGGGCGGCTTCATCACGGGCGTGATCGGCATTCTGATCCAGCCCTGGCGGCTCGTTTCGGACCCGTCGGGGTACATCTTCACGTGGCTCGTCGGGTATTCGGCGCTGCTCGGCGCGATCGGCGGTATTCTCATCGCGGATTATTTCATCATCCGCAAAACGAAGCTCGACCTCGTGCAGCTCTACGTGCGCGAGGGCTCCTACTGGTACCGGGGCGGCTTCAACCTGGCGGCGATCATCGCCCTCTGCGCGGGCATCCTGCCGAACCTGCCGGGGTTCCTCGGGACGATCAAGGTCATGACCGTCGACCCGATGTGGATGAAGCTCTACAACTATGCCTGGTTCGTGGGCTTCTTCGTCTCGGGTGCCCTCTACGTCGTCCTCACGCGGATCTTCGGCAAGACCGAGGCGACGGCCGTGAAGGCCGAAATCTGA
- the preA gene encoding NAD-dependent dihydropyrimidine dehydrogenase subunit PreA → MADLSIDFAGIKSPNPFWLASAPPTNTGDQVMRAFDAGWGGAVWKTLGNPIVNVSSRFGGIDYGNTRMMGLNNIELITDRPLEVNLREIREVKRRYPNHAVITSLMVETKEEWKEIIQRAEEAGSDGHELNFGCPHGMCERGMGSAVSSEPKVLREIARWAVEFATKPVIVKLSPNVTDIVEPGEAVLESGAHGISLINTIKSIMAIDLDRMVPLPRVGNASTNGGYCGPAVKPVALHMVGELTRHPYVAKLPISGIGGISNWRDAAEFIALGCTSVQVCTAVMHYGYRIVEDMIEGLNDFLDSKGMKSILDLRGRAAPQYKNWGELDLGYRVVADISTDKCIGCQLCYVACMDGAHQCIHLPGRTEEQARKAGHTHIPKLIPDRAVTARGGAPGARVPFVDDDECIGCNLCQLVCPVSGCITMKEVPSGKPNESWNDRVQRGADFVPGGLHVTEVERAKR, encoded by the coding sequence ATGGCAGATCTATCGATTGATTTCGCGGGTATCAAGAGCCCGAACCCGTTCTGGCTCGCCTCGGCGCCGCCCACGAACACGGGCGACCAGGTCATGCGCGCGTTCGACGCCGGCTGGGGCGGCGCCGTGTGGAAGACGCTCGGCAACCCGATCGTCAACGTGTCGAGCCGGTTTGGCGGCATCGATTACGGCAATACGCGCATGATGGGGCTCAACAACATCGAGCTCATCACGGACCGCCCGCTCGAAGTGAACCTCCGCGAGATTCGCGAAGTCAAGCGCCGCTACCCGAACCACGCCGTCATCACTTCGCTCATGGTCGAGACGAAGGAGGAGTGGAAGGAGATCATCCAGCGCGCCGAGGAGGCGGGCTCGGACGGCCACGAGCTGAATTTCGGCTGCCCGCACGGCATGTGCGAGCGCGGGATGGGCTCGGCCGTGAGCTCGGAGCCGAAGGTGCTCCGGGAAATCGCGCGCTGGGCCGTCGAATTCGCGACGAAGCCGGTCATCGTCAAGCTCAGCCCGAACGTGACGGACATCGTCGAGCCGGGCGAGGCGGTGCTCGAATCCGGGGCGCATGGGATCTCCTTGATCAATACGATCAAGTCGATCATGGCCATCGACCTCGACCGGATGGTGCCCTTGCCGCGCGTCGGGAACGCCTCGACGAACGGCGGTTATTGCGGACCGGCGGTCAAGCCCGTCGCGCTGCACATGGTCGGCGAATTGACGCGGCATCCGTACGTCGCGAAGCTCCCGATCTCGGGCATCGGCGGCATCTCGAACTGGCGCGACGCGGCCGAGTTCATCGCGCTCGGCTGCACGAGCGTGCAGGTTTGCACGGCGGTCATGCATTATGGCTACCGCATCGTCGAGGACATGATCGAGGGCCTGAACGATTTCCTCGATTCGAAGGGCATGAAATCGATCCTGGACCTCCGGGGCCGGGCCGCGCCGCAATACAAGAACTGGGGCGAGCTCGACCTCGGCTATCGTGTCGTCGCGGACATCTCGACCGACAAATGCATCGGCTGCCAGCTCTGCTACGTCGCCTGCATGGACGGCGCGCACCAGTGCATCCACCTGCCTGGCCGCACCGAGGAGCAGGCGCGCAAGGCCGGGCATACCCACATCCCGAAGCTCATCCCGGACCGCGCGGTCACGGCGAGGGGAGGGGCGCCGGGCGCGCGCGTCCCGTTCGTCGACGATGACGAGTGCATCGGCTGCAATCTTTGCCAGCTCGTTTGCCCCGTCTCGGGCTGCATCACGATGAAGGAAGTGCCCTCGGGCAAACCGAACGAGAGCTGGAACGATCGTGTCCAGCGCGGCGCCGATTTCGTCCCCGGGGGCCTTCACGTCACCGAGGTCGAGCGTGCCAAACGTTAG